The following are encoded in a window of Scleropages formosus chromosome 7, fSclFor1.1, whole genome shotgun sequence genomic DNA:
- the LOC108926598 gene encoding solute carrier family 2, facilitated glucose transporter member 3-like, whose product MEGQKKQITGYLLFSVTTVVIGSLQFGYNTGVINAPEQKLRTFFNDTWIERYQQPISPGMCTFIWSFSVAVFSVGGMVGSFSVGVMANKFGRRNSMMIVNVLALIGAALMGFSTLSSSFEMVIAGRLVIGLFCGLCTGLTPMYVGEVSPTSLRGAFGTLHQLGVVVGILIAQIFGLEVLLGSDRLWPVLLALTALPAVVQFILLPFCPESPRYLLINRNEEELARKALVKLRGCDDVTEDMLEMKEESMKMAMEKKVTILEILRSPLYRQPIVIAIMLQLSQQLSGINAVFYYSTGIFMTAGVTQPIYATIGAGAVNTLFTIVSLFLVEKAGRRTLHLLGLAGMAISALLLTIALLLKDIQSLSYLSIAAVFAFVAMFEMGPGPIPWFIVAELFSQGPRPAAMALAGFSNWTSNFLVGISFPKLEELCGPYVFIIFMIFLIIFFVFTFFYVPETKGRTFEDIARGFSGSANPASNPSQPPPLEVEGSDSVSPTKEKVMVEDVPAEEKIKSPEKTANDS is encoded by the exons ATGGAAGGTCAAAAG AAACAGATAACTGGTTATCTCCTCTTCTCTGTGACAACTGTGGTCATTGGTTCCCTGCAATTTGGCTACAACACTGGAGTAATAAATGCTCCGGAACAG AAATTGCGTACGTTCTTCAATGATACCTGGATAGAACGCTACCAGCAGCCTATCAGTCCTGGGATGTGCACATTTATCTGGAGCTTTTCTGTGGCCGTCTTCAGTGTTGGTGGCATGGTTGGGTCTTTCAGTGTTGGAGTTATGGCGAACAAGTTTGGAAG GCGTAATTCTATGATGATAGTTAATGTTCTGGCCTTGATTGGTGCAGCCCTGATGGGGTTCTCCACCCTGAGCTCCTCATTTGAAATGGTGATTGCAGGACGGCTGGTGATTGGCTTGTTCTGTGGCTTGTGTACCGGCCTGACCCCTATGTATGTTGGAGAagtgtcccccacctcccttcgGGGGGCTTTTGGGACACTGCACCAACTAGGAGTAGTGGTGGGAATCTTAATTGCCCAG ATATTTGGTCTGGAGGTGTTGCTGGGTTCTGATAGGCTGTGGCCCGTGTTGCTCGCACTGACGGCATTGCCAGCTGTGGTTCAATTTATACTGTTACCCTTCTGTCCTGAGAGCCCCCGTTACCTGCTCATCAACAGGAATGAGGAGGAGCTTGCCCGCAAAG CACTGGTGAAACTGCGTGGCTGTGACGATGTGACTGAAGACATGCTAGAGATGAAAGAAGAGAGCATGAAAATGGCCATGGAGAAGAAAGTGACCATACTTGAGATCTTGCGTTCCCCACTATATAGACAGCccattgtcattgctattatgCTGCAGTTGTCCCAGCAACTCTCTGGAATAAATGCT GTATTCTACTACTCCACTGGAATTTTTATGACTGCAGGTGTAACTCAACCTATCTATGCCACAATTGGAGCTGGAGCTGTCAACACACTATTTACTATAGTATCG CTGTTCCTGGTAGAGAAGGCAGGGCGAAGGACTCTTCATCTCCTTGGATTGGCTGGAATGGCCATTAGTGCCCTACTCTTGACAATTGCACTTTTGTTG AAGGACATCCAGTCTCTAAGCTACCTGAGCATTGCAGCAGTGTTTGCCTTTGTGGCAATGTTTGAGATGGGCCCTGGGCCCATACCTTGGTTCATTGTGGCTGAGCTGTTTTCCCAAGGCCCACGCCCAGCTGCTATGGCCTTGGCTGGCTTTTCAAACTGGACATCTAATTTCCTTGTGGGAATCAGTTTTCCTAAACTAGAG GAATTATGCGGCCCTTATGTTTTCATCATCTTCATGATCTTTCTCATCATCTTCTTTGTCTTCACCTTCTTTTATGTTCCTGAGACAAAGGGACGGACCTTTGAAGACATTGCCCGTGGTTTCAGTGGTTCTGCCAATCCTGCCTCCAACCCTTCGCAGCCTCCTCCTCTTGAGGTTGAGGGCTCTGATTCTGTTTCCCCTACTAAAGAGAAAGTTATGGTAGAGGATGTCCCAGCTGAGGAAAAGATTAAAAGCCCTGAAAAGACTGCAAATGATTCATAG